One window of Methanothermobacter tenebrarum genomic DNA carries:
- a CDS encoding pyridoxal-phosphate-dependent aminotransferase family protein — protein MDETLLMIPGPTRVTPRVLKAMSENIVNHRSAIFGKFLTETSEMLSNIFRTNNKSYILTGSGTAAMEAAIVNILEPGDRILNVVGGKFGERFSNIVEAFGGESKRIEVEWGKAANPDDIKEALEEDESIKAVTVVHNETSTGVANPIKEIGKILDDYDALYIVDTVSSLGGAEVDVDGYNIDICVTGSQKCLAAPPGLAAITLSDDAWDVVENTDSRCYYLDLKKYRKTSSLEPPETPYTPAVSLVYALHEALKVVEEEGLKNRIRRHELAAEATRNAIKALGLELFPDERVSSTTVTAVKLPEGITDAELRGTMRNKYHVELAGGQDHLKGKIFRIGHMGNITHRELITTFSALEMTLRELGFDVEMGEGVAAIADTYLPKNL, from the coding sequence ATGGATGAAACATTATTGATGATCCCAGGTCCTACTAGAGTCACTCCAAGGGTATTGAAGGCCATGTCAGAGAATATAGTGAATCATAGAAGCGCCATATTCGGCAAATTCTTAACAGAGACGAGTGAGATGCTCTCCAACATATTCCGGACCAATAATAAATCCTATATACTTACAGGTTCGGGTACTGCGGCCATGGAAGCGGCTATAGTTAATATACTAGAGCCCGGTGACAGGATACTTAATGTGGTCGGTGGAAAGTTCGGTGAAAGGTTCAGTAATATTGTTGAGGCGTTCGGGGGCGAATCAAAGAGGATTGAGGTTGAATGGGGGAAGGCAGCGAATCCTGATGATATCAAAGAAGCCCTTGAAGAAGATGAGAGTATAAAAGCAGTTACTGTGGTGCACAATGAAACTTCCACTGGGGTTGCTAATCCCATAAAGGAGATAGGTAAGATCCTAGATGATTATGATGCACTTTATATTGTTGATACCGTCTCTTCACTAGGAGGGGCTGAGGTAGATGTTGATGGATACAATATAGATATTTGTGTTACTGGTTCGCAGAAATGTCTTGCAGCCCCCCCAGGTTTGGCTGCGATAACATTAAGTGACGATGCATGGGATGTTGTTGAGAATACAGATTCAAGATGCTACTATCTAGACCTTAAAAAGTATAGGAAGACCAGTAGCCTGGAACCCCCAGAGACGCCTTACACCCCGGCGGTTTCATTAGTATACGCCTTACACGAAGCATTAAAGGTTGTGGAGGAGGAAGGTCTTAAAAATAGGATTAGAAGGCATGAGTTGGCCGCGGAGGCCACTAGGAATGCTATAAAGGCGTTGGGTCTTGAGTTGTTCCCTGATGAGAGGGTTTCATCCACAACTGTTACAGCGGTTAAACTACCAGAGGGTATAACAGACGCTGAACTTAGGGGTACCATGAGGAACAAGTATCATGTGGAACTTGCAGGTGGACAGGATCACCTGAAGGGTAAGATATTCAGGATAGGACACATGGGTAATATAACACACAGGGAACTTATAACAACATTCTCAGCATTGGAGATGACCTTAAGGGAACTTGGATTCGATGTGGAGATGGGTGAAGGGGTAGCTGCAATAGCAGACACTTATCTCCCCAAAAACCTCTAA
- a CDS encoding 6-hydroxymethylpterin diphosphokinase MptE-like protein, producing MDLKTWIGWYERILEDFKFDPIADMEAAEYLNDFLKKHENMKVDMDDLPHSDKFIIFGAGPSIKKHLKLLKEDFDLRVFTLIAADGATSALLEESILPDIIVTDLDGSMDDIIRANKAGSFIVVHAHGNNLEKLKAYLPKLRNILGTTQTPPIGDLHNFGGFTDGDRSVFLAVELGAKLIILAGMDFGDIITRYSRPQISEKMEKADEVKRLKLEYAKKLIDWIMENEDVKIYNLIEAKSLKG from the coding sequence ATGGATCTTAAAACATGGATTGGCTGGTATGAGAGGATCTTAGAAGATTTCAAATTCGATCCCATAGCTGATATGGAAGCTGCCGAGTACCTTAACGATTTTCTCAAAAAACATGAAAATATGAAAGTTGACATGGATGATCTGCCACATAGTGATAAATTCATAATTTTTGGGGCCGGACCATCCATTAAAAAACATTTAAAGCTCTTAAAGGAGGATTTTGACCTTAGGGTTTTCACGTTGATAGCCGCTGACGGGGCTACAAGCGCCCTCCTAGAAGAATCTATACTACCCGATATTATCGTAACAGACCTTGACGGTAGCATGGATGATATAATCAGGGCGAATAAGGCCGGTTCTTTCATAGTGGTGCATGCACATGGTAACAACCTGGAAAAGTTAAAAGCTTATCTTCCAAAGCTTAGAAACATCCTAGGGACCACCCAGACACCCCCAATAGGAGACCTGCACAACTTTGGTGGTTTCACTGATGGTGATAGGAGTGTTTTCCTCGCGGTTGAATTAGGCGCCAAACTCATAATCCTAGCTGGTATGGATTTCGGTGATATCATTACAAGATATTCAAGGCCACAGATAAGTGAAAAGATGGAAAAAGCAGATGAAGTTAAAAGGTTGAAACTTGAATATGCCAAAAAGCTTATAGATTGGATAATGGAAAATGAGGATGTTAAAATTTATAATCTCATAGAGGCTAAATCATTGAAAGGTTAA
- a CDS encoding ORC1-type DNA replication protein, with translation MGIDDILLHDETIFRNLHAFDSDYIPENFKYRDSQMEALAVCIRPALMGGRPINAVVLGACATGKTTAIRKLFEMVEANSEKVICSYINCQLHTTRFGIFSQIYYKIFGYYPPETGVPFSRIYHDIMHKLSTEDKALIVALDDVNHLFHDRNANRIFYDILRAHEAFDNVRTGIFAILSDIEFRYALDKNVNSVFIPQEVIFQPYNYDEIYNILKDRAKIGFYNGVISDELIEEISDLTFRTGDLRYGINLLRVCGNLAEAEASPRIKKAHLKEAIKDTTYTNFKDTIKNLSKNEKELLKIIRDAKGENQTAGQVYDKFKKKTGLSYSSFNRILEKLEFLRLIDTPFTGKGKRGNARLIIPRFNKGPDR, from the coding sequence ATGGGAATAGATGATATCCTACTACATGATGAGACAATATTCCGGAACCTACACGCCTTTGACTCTGATTATATCCCTGAAAATTTTAAGTACAGGGATTCACAGATGGAAGCCCTTGCAGTTTGTATAAGACCCGCCTTGATGGGCGGGAGGCCCATCAATGCAGTTGTCCTAGGAGCCTGTGCAACTGGTAAGACCACAGCCATAAGGAAACTCTTTGAAATGGTTGAGGCTAACTCAGAGAAGGTTATATGCTCTTATATTAACTGTCAATTGCACACAACACGCTTCGGCATATTTTCACAGATATACTATAAGATCTTCGGCTATTACCCCCCAGAGACCGGGGTCCCATTTTCCAGGATATACCATGACATAATGCATAAACTTTCAACAGAGGACAAGGCTCTCATAGTCGCATTAGATGATGTCAACCACCTATTCCATGACAGGAATGCTAACAGGATATTCTATGACATCCTAAGAGCCCATGAGGCCTTTGATAATGTCAGGACGGGTATATTCGCCATATTATCAGATATTGAGTTCAGGTATGCTCTTGACAAAAATGTTAACTCTGTATTTATCCCACAGGAGGTAATATTCCAACCATATAACTACGATGAAATATATAACATATTAAAGGACAGGGCAAAGATAGGATTCTATAACGGTGTAATCTCCGATGAATTAATAGAGGAAATCTCAGACCTGACCTTTAGAACAGGAGACCTGAGATATGGTATAAACCTTCTAAGGGTCTGCGGGAACCTCGCCGAGGCAGAAGCATCCCCCAGGATAAAAAAAGCACACCTTAAAGAGGCTATAAAAGACACAACATACACAAATTTCAAAGACACAATAAAAAATCTTTCAAAAAATGAAAAAGAACTCTTAAAGATTATCAGAGACGCGAAGGGTGAAAACCAAACAGCAGGCCAAGTCTATGATAAATTTAAAAAGAAAACAGGGTTAAGCTATTCATCATTTAATAGGATATTGGAAAAACTCGAATTTCTAAGACTTATTGACACCCCATTCACAGGTAAGGGTAAACGTGGTAATGCACGGCTCATAATCCCAAGATTCAACAAAGGACCAGATAGATGA
- a CDS encoding archease produces MKKKFEYFEVTADAGYWAYGSTIEEAFENAALAMFELMTDTSKVQPKEEKKIELEAEDEISLLHDWLDELLFLKDTEFLFFSKFKVNIQKNRVYKLEGKANGDNINPSIHEIRDEVKAVTYHLMDVREENGQYKVRVIVDL; encoded by the coding sequence ATGAAGAAAAAATTCGAATACTTCGAAGTAACAGCCGACGCCGGCTACTGGGCATACGGGTCAACAATAGAAGAAGCCTTCGAAAACGCGGCCCTGGCAATGTTCGAATTAATGACAGACACCAGCAAAGTCCAACCAAAAGAAGAAAAAAAGATAGAATTAGAGGCCGAAGATGAAATATCACTCCTACATGATTGGCTCGATGAACTCCTATTCCTAAAGGATACAGAATTCCTATTCTTCTCAAAATTCAAAGTTAATATACAAAAAAATAGAGTATATAAACTAGAAGGAAAAGCCAACGGTGACAATATAAATCCTAGTATACATGAAATCCGCGATGAAGTAAAAGCGGTCACCTATCATCTCATGGACGTGCGAGAAGAAAACGGCCAATATAAAGTTAGAGTAATAGTAGACCTATAA
- a CDS encoding RtcB family protein, with the protein MDVKDILIKVRESVWEVPTDYKECMRVPGRIFLDEEALKDLEKGAVDQVANVACLPGIQKFSIGLPDIHFGYGFSIGGVAAFDASNGIISPGGVGFDINCGVRLLKTNLDHEEVKPKIKELIDTLFRNVPSGVGSKGKIRLKEGQIDEVLENGAEWAVENGYGWEEDLEHLEENGKIEDANATKVSEKAKKRGIPQLGSLGSGNHFLEVQRIDKIFDEKVAKAYGLETGKVTVLIHTGSRGCGHQICSDYLKIMDKAYKKYNIKIPDRQLACAPVDSEEAREYFQAMAAAANYAWANRQMIVHWVRESFEQVFKKPAEDMEMEILYDVAHNIAKKETHPIKGLKREVYVHRKGATRAFGPGRKEIPSKYRKIGQPVIIPGTMGTASYVLHGTETAMKETFGSTAHGAGRKMSRAGAKRTYRGEQVQRNLSKRGIYIRATSMPVIAEEAPGAYKDVDMVVNTSHKTGISRLVAKMIPLGVAKG; encoded by the coding sequence ATGGATGTGAAGGATATCCTGATAAAAGTTAGAGAATCAGTATGGGAAGTCCCCACAGACTATAAAGAGTGCATGCGCGTCCCCGGACGAATATTCCTAGATGAAGAAGCATTAAAAGACCTGGAGAAAGGAGCAGTTGACCAGGTGGCGAATGTAGCATGCCTACCAGGCATACAAAAATTCTCAATCGGCCTGCCAGACATACACTTCGGCTACGGGTTCAGTATAGGTGGCGTGGCAGCATTCGACGCCAGCAACGGCATCATAAGCCCGGGTGGCGTGGGATTCGATATAAACTGCGGAGTCAGACTACTAAAAACAAACCTAGACCATGAAGAAGTCAAACCAAAAATAAAAGAACTCATAGACACACTATTCCGGAACGTCCCCTCAGGCGTTGGAAGCAAAGGCAAAATAAGACTAAAAGAAGGTCAAATCGATGAAGTGCTAGAAAACGGTGCAGAATGGGCTGTTGAAAACGGATACGGATGGGAAGAAGACCTAGAACACCTCGAAGAAAATGGTAAAATAGAAGACGCCAACGCAACAAAGGTAAGCGAAAAAGCAAAAAAGAGGGGCATACCACAACTAGGCTCACTAGGCTCAGGCAACCACTTCCTAGAAGTCCAAAGAATAGATAAAATCTTCGACGAAAAAGTCGCGAAAGCCTACGGCCTAGAAACCGGAAAAGTAACAGTACTAATCCACACAGGATCCAGAGGATGCGGCCACCAAATCTGCTCAGACTACCTAAAGATCATGGACAAAGCCTACAAAAAATACAACATCAAAATACCAGACCGCCAACTAGCCTGCGCCCCAGTAGACTCAGAAGAGGCAAGAGAATACTTCCAGGCCATGGCAGCAGCAGCAAACTACGCATGGGCCAACCGACAAATGATAGTACACTGGGTGAGAGAATCCTTCGAACAAGTATTCAAAAAACCAGCCGAAGACATGGAAATGGAAATACTATATGACGTAGCCCATAACATAGCCAAGAAAGAAACCCACCCAATAAAAGGCCTGAAAAGAGAAGTCTACGTCCACAGAAAAGGGGCTACAAGAGCCTTCGGCCCGGGGAGAAAAGAAATACCCTCCAAGTACAGGAAAATAGGCCAACCAGTCATAATACCAGGTACAATGGGGACAGCATCCTACGTACTCCACGGGACAGAAACCGCAATGAAAGAAACATTCGGATCCACAGCACACGGAGCAGGCCGTAAAATGAGCAGAGCAGGTGCAAAGAGAACATACCGGGGCGAGCAAGTCCAAAGGAACCTCTCAAAGAGGGGAATATACATAAGGGCCACCTCAATGCCAGTTATCGCAGAAGAAGCACCAGGAGCCTACAAGGACGTTGACATGGTCGTTAACACATCACACAAAACAGGCATATCACGCCTAGTCGCCAAAATGATACCACTAGGCGTCGCCAAAGGGTGA
- the mtnP gene encoding S-methyl-5'-thioadenosine phosphorylase, which translates to MIGIIGGTGIYKTPPNVKVEKKIIKTPYGDSPPISIFKLHGKKVAFIPRHAEGHHNPPHKINYRANIWALKRLGANKIIATNTAGSLHKSIKPGTIVTPEDFLDFTKTRIGTFYDDKTVHVDVTKPYCPKLRSTLISTGKVEDGGVYVCTEGPRFETAAEIRMFKILGGTVVGMTGLPEAVLARELEMCYASLCLVSNYAASISEDKLTIEEVFKVLEDKRPVIVEIINRSVEMIDESPCKCHEALKGASVNEILKGEMPK; encoded by the coding sequence TTGATAGGGATAATCGGTGGAACAGGAATCTACAAAACACCCCCAAATGTCAAGGTGGAAAAAAAGATCATAAAAACACCCTACGGGGACTCACCCCCAATATCAATTTTCAAACTCCACGGCAAAAAAGTCGCATTCATACCCAGACACGCAGAAGGCCACCACAACCCACCCCACAAAATAAACTACAGAGCAAACATATGGGCCCTTAAACGTTTAGGCGCCAATAAGATAATCGCAACCAACACCGCAGGATCACTCCACAAATCCATCAAACCAGGGACAATAGTCACACCAGAAGACTTCCTAGATTTCACAAAAACGAGGATAGGAACATTCTACGATGACAAGACAGTCCACGTGGATGTTACAAAACCATATTGTCCAAAACTCAGAAGCACACTAATATCAACTGGAAAAGTAGAAGATGGTGGAGTATACGTGTGCACAGAGGGGCCCCGTTTCGAAACTGCAGCCGAAATAAGAATGTTCAAAATCCTAGGGGGCACAGTCGTGGGGATGACAGGATTACCCGAAGCCGTTCTCGCAAGAGAACTTGAAATGTGCTATGCAAGCCTCTGCCTAGTATCAAATTATGCAGCGTCAATCTCAGAGGACAAACTCACCATAGAAGAAGTTTTCAAAGTCCTGGAGGATAAAAGGCCCGTTATCGTGGAGATCATAAATAGAAGTGTTGAGATGATCGATGAATCCCCATGTAAATGTCATGAGGCGCTTAAAGGCGCCTCTGTAAATGAAATACTCAAAGGGGAGATGCCAAAATGA
- a CDS encoding flavodoxin family protein, whose product MKVLLLCGSPRKESNTMTTLERCAEKIREEGLETEIVSLKEMDIKSCRACLTCAKTGECAIDDGLNTIIQKIKESEGFIVGSPVYFGTARGDVMSALQRIGMVSRASDKFLKWKVGGPIAVARRGGQTATIQEMLMFYLINDMIIPGSTYWNILFAWAAGEVEDDKEGIETIEHFGENVAKLIKKIY is encoded by the coding sequence ATGAAAGTTTTATTATTATGCGGAAGTCCAAGGAAAGAAAGCAATACCATGACAACATTAGAAAGATGCGCCGAAAAAATCAGAGAAGAAGGCCTCGAAACCGAAATAGTCTCTCTAAAGGAAATGGACATAAAATCCTGTAGAGCATGTCTAACCTGTGCAAAGACAGGTGAATGCGCAATAGATGATGGCCTCAACACCATCATCCAAAAAATAAAAGAATCAGAAGGATTCATAGTAGGATCCCCAGTATACTTCGGAACAGCACGCGGCGATGTCATGTCAGCACTACAAAGGATAGGAATGGTTTCAAGAGCCTCCGACAAATTCCTAAAATGGAAAGTCGGCGGACCCATTGCAGTAGCCCGGAGGGGTGGTCAAACAGCCACAATACAAGAAATGCTAATGTTCTATCTCATAAATGATATGATAATCCCAGGTTCAACCTATTGGAACATCCTCTTCGCCTGGGCCGCCGGCGAAGTTGAAGATGATAAAGAAGGTATCGAAACCATAGAACATTTCGGCGAAAACGTTGCTAAACTAATCAAAAAAATATACTAG
- a CDS encoding NifB/NifX family molybdenum-iron cluster-binding protein — MKIAVASSDGENVNSHFGKASKFIIYEFDGEKAEMVEERKVNLDPAEKHQWMKTLDAIRDCDIVIAVQAGLRAKFGLEEAGIRFVSDEGPIEDAIRRYIKHYKFMKS; from the coding sequence TTGAAAATAGCTGTTGCATCATCTGATGGCGAAAATGTAAACTCACATTTCGGCAAAGCATCAAAGTTTATCATCTACGAATTCGATGGTGAAAAAGCAGAAATGGTCGAAGAGAGGAAAGTCAACCTCGACCCCGCCGAAAAACACCAATGGATGAAAACATTAGATGCTATAAGAGACTGTGATATTGTAATAGCAGTCCAGGCCGGATTAAGGGCTAAATTCGGCCTTGAAGAGGCGGGTATACGATTCGTATCAGATGAAGGACCCATAGAGGATGCTATTAGGAGGTATATCAAACATTACAAGTTCATGAAAAGCTAA
- a CDS encoding 30S ribosomal protein S3ae: protein MAKVRRRRVRDTWKEKKWYTVTAPSLFGEKEIGVTPARDPKLLSTRRVEATMRELTGDFSRQYVKLKFEIENVTGDKATTKFIGHEVTTDYVRSMIRRGTSRVDAPKIVKTKDGYKVKVHTLAITTRRAKSSQQRYMRKIIEDKIEELASEKTFNELVEGIVTEKIASEIYHEAKKVYPLKRVEIIKTKVLGEPA, encoded by the coding sequence ATGGCTAAAGTGAGAAGAAGAAGAGTAAGAGACACATGGAAAGAAAAAAAATGGTATACTGTAACAGCCCCGAGCCTATTCGGGGAAAAGGAGATAGGTGTTACACCTGCACGTGACCCTAAACTATTATCCACTAGGAGAGTAGAAGCTACAATGCGAGAACTTACAGGTGACTTCTCAAGACAATACGTTAAATTAAAATTTGAGATAGAAAACGTGACAGGAGATAAAGCAACTACAAAGTTCATAGGCCATGAAGTTACAACAGATTACGTTCGGAGCATGATAAGAAGAGGTACCAGCCGTGTTGACGCTCCGAAGATAGTGAAGACAAAGGATGGTTACAAGGTAAAGGTACACACACTCGCCATAACAACCCGAAGAGCCAAATCATCACAACAAAGATACATGCGTAAAATCATCGAAGACAAGATAGAGGAGCTTGCAAGTGAGAAAACCTTCAACGAGCTCGTGGAGGGTATTGTAACAGAGAAAATAGCCTCAGAGATATACCATGAAGCCAAGAAAGTCTATCCCCTCAAAAGAGTGGAGATAATAAAGACCAAAGTATTAGGGGAACCAGCCTAG
- a CDS encoding TIGR00297 family protein, which yields MKDFNWMYVLICILIGFLTYNRRALDLWGSLLMVVMGFIIIIAAGFNWLILIFIFLILSLFATKYKKDYKKSMNLYEGRRSARNVMSNGIIPFIMASFSYYDGFLGGFIGSVATATADTLASEIGILQTPRLITDLTRKVKPGTDGGVSPLGTAAGIIGAGIIGLSAYFLQICPNPITSIKIAVIAGTIGCFMDSILGALFERKNYINNEQVNLLATITGAAAGIILLHL from the coding sequence ATGAAAGACTTCAACTGGATGTATGTACTCATATGCATACTCATAGGCTTTTTAACCTACAATCGGCGTGCTTTGGACCTGTGGGGATCCCTCCTAATGGTCGTAATGGGTTTCATTATAATAATAGCCGCCGGGTTTAATTGGCTGATTCTGATCTTCATTTTTTTGATTCTAAGCCTTTTCGCCACAAAATATAAGAAAGATTATAAGAAGTCCATGAACCTCTATGAAGGTAGGAGGAGCGCGCGGAACGTCATGTCCAATGGCATAATACCATTTATAATGGCCAGCTTCAGCTACTATGATGGGTTCCTCGGGGGATTCATAGGATCCGTGGCAACAGCAACCGCAGACACACTAGCAAGCGAAATAGGGATCCTGCAGACGCCCAGACTAATAACAGACTTGACAAGAAAGGTTAAACCGGGAACAGATGGTGGCGTATCACCCCTAGGAACCGCCGCGGGCATAATCGGAGCAGGTATCATCGGCCTATCAGCATATTTTCTCCAAATATGCCCCAACCCCATAACCTCTATTAAAATAGCTGTGATAGCAGGCACCATAGGCTGCTTCATGGACAGCATCCTAGGCGCATTATTTGAACGAAAAAATTACATTAACAATGAACAGGTGAACCTACTAGCAACAATCACAGGAGCAGCTGCAGGGATAATCCTCCTCCATCTCTAA
- a CDS encoding 2,3-bisphosphoglycerate-independent phosphoglycerate mutase, with product MKSLIMIIDGMADRPIPELGEKTPLEAAETPNMDKLAENGINGIMDPIRPGIRVGSDTAHLSILGYNPYKVYTGRGPFEAAGVGVEVKPGDIAFRCNFATQNENGTIIDRRAGRIREKTDKIAETINSMEIEGFEDVEIIFKESTGHRAVLVLRGENLSDKVSDSDPKKEGKPPKTVKPLENSPAAEKTAKLINRLVKRSYQLLKDHPVNIERIKRRENPANIILPRGAGAVPHITKFEEKYGLKAACIAETGLIKGIGNLTGMDVIEVEGATGGTDTNLKNIKNAILDTINSPYDLILVNIDGADEAGHDGDLKGKIEFLEKVDKIFKDIPLDEIYLVFTADHTTPIHVKDHTGDPVPIVITGPGIRVDNIKRFNEREASKGGLCRIRGSDIMNILIDLMDKTEKFGA from the coding sequence ATGAAAAGCCTAATAATGATAATTGATGGGATGGCAGACCGTCCAATACCAGAACTCGGAGAAAAGACACCACTAGAAGCTGCTGAAACACCCAACATGGACAAGTTGGCGGAAAATGGGATTAACGGTATCATGGACCCGATAAGACCAGGTATAAGGGTTGGAAGCGACACCGCACACCTTTCAATCCTAGGATACAACCCATACAAAGTCTACACTGGCAGAGGACCATTCGAAGCCGCTGGGGTGGGAGTGGAAGTGAAACCAGGAGACATAGCATTCAGATGCAACTTCGCAACCCAGAACGAAAATGGGACAATAATAGACAGGCGTGCGGGTCGAATAAGGGAAAAAACCGACAAAATAGCCGAAACAATCAACTCCATGGAAATAGAAGGCTTCGAAGACGTTGAAATAATCTTCAAGGAATCCACAGGCCACAGAGCAGTCCTAGTTTTAAGGGGTGAAAACCTATCAGACAAAGTATCGGACTCAGACCCAAAAAAGGAGGGCAAACCCCCCAAGACCGTGAAACCCCTAGAAAATTCCCCCGCAGCCGAAAAGACCGCCAAACTCATAAATAGACTAGTCAAAAGATCATACCAACTACTTAAAGACCACCCAGTAAACATAGAACGCATAAAAAGGCGCGAAAACCCTGCTAACATCATACTACCAAGAGGAGCTGGGGCCGTACCCCATATAACAAAATTCGAGGAAAAATATGGCCTAAAAGCGGCGTGTATAGCTGAAACGGGACTAATAAAGGGTATAGGCAACCTAACAGGCATGGACGTCATAGAAGTGGAAGGGGCGACCGGAGGCACAGACACCAACCTCAAAAATATAAAAAACGCAATCCTTGACACAATAAACAGCCCATATGATCTCATACTCGTAAACATTGACGGCGCCGATGAAGCAGGCCACGACGGAGACCTGAAAGGCAAAATAGAATTCCTAGAAAAAGTTGATAAAATATTCAAAGACATCCCACTAGACGAAATATACCTAGTCTTCACAGCCGACCACACCACCCCAATACACGTAAAAGACCATACCGGAGACCCAGTACCCATCGTAATCACCGGCCCAGGTATAAGAGTAGATAACATAAAAAGATTCAATGAAAGAGAAGCAAGCAAAGGTGGACTCTGCAGGATAAGAGGATCAGATATAATGAACATACTAATCGACCTAATGGACAAAACAGAAAAATTCGGTGCATAA
- the glmM gene encoding phosphoglucosamine mutase produces the protein MKLFGTSGIRGKFKEKLTASLSLKVGKAIATHLKGEGEVIVGYDPRTSSQVIENALSAGLMEGGCDVIKIGMVPTPVLGYATSKLQAKAGVMITASHNPPEYNGIKVWNHDGTAYSPAQEREIEKIIQEKDYITADWDNLGNSEHMNMTKMYMEDLLEHVKVEPGLKVVFDCGCGAASHITPVILRELGCEVLSLNCQPDGFFPGRDPEPTPENLKNLMDIVKVSKADLGIAHDGDADRMVAVDEKGRFADFDKLLTLIAKEKGGKIITTVDASISLDECLKEVGGEVIRTKVGDVHVAEALIKEGGTFGGEPSGTWLHPEFSLSPDGIFSALKLVEIVSKEGPLSRLLDEIPSYYNIRDKIPCPDTKKDNVMEKVKQQLPKQFTEKIQIDNIDGVRISLEDGSWVLIRPSGTEPYIRVRIEAKKEKTAKKLHNMSRSFLEKII, from the coding sequence ATGAAACTCTTTGGAACATCAGGCATCCGAGGAAAATTCAAAGAAAAACTAACAGCATCACTATCATTAAAAGTTGGGAAAGCCATCGCAACCCACCTCAAAGGAGAAGGCGAAGTCATAGTAGGATACGACCCGCGCACATCAAGCCAAGTCATAGAAAACGCATTATCCGCAGGGCTGATGGAAGGAGGATGCGACGTCATCAAAATAGGAATGGTCCCCACACCAGTCCTAGGATATGCCACATCCAAACTTCAAGCCAAGGCAGGTGTAATGATAACAGCCTCACACAACCCACCAGAATACAATGGAATAAAAGTATGGAACCATGATGGAACCGCATACTCACCAGCACAAGAAAGGGAAATAGAAAAGATAATCCAAGAAAAAGATTACATCACAGCAGACTGGGACAACCTCGGAAATTCAGAACACATGAACATGACAAAAATGTACATGGAAGATCTACTAGAACATGTAAAAGTAGAACCCGGCCTTAAAGTAGTCTTTGACTGTGGCTGTGGAGCAGCATCACATATAACCCCAGTAATCTTAAGAGAGCTCGGATGTGAAGTCTTATCATTGAATTGTCAACCAGACGGTTTTTTCCCCGGTCGAGACCCCGAACCAACCCCAGAAAACCTGAAAAATCTGATGGATATTGTTAAAGTCAGCAAGGCAGATCTTGGCATAGCCCATGATGGCGACGCCGATAGGATGGTCGCAGTTGACGAAAAAGGCAGATTCGCAGACTTTGATAAACTCTTAACACTCATCGCAAAAGAGAAAGGTGGTAAAATCATCACCACAGTCGACGCATCCATCAGCCTCGATGAATGCCTAAAAGAAGTTGGCGGAGAAGTCATAAGGACAAAGGTGGGGGACGTGCACGTTGCAGAGGCCCTAATCAAGGAAGGAGGAACATTCGGCGGAGAACCATCCGGCACATGGTTACACCCAGAATTCTCCCTATCACCCGATGGGATATTCTCAGCCCTCAAACTCGTTGAAATAGTATCAAAAGAGGGTCCATTATCCAGATTACTCGATGAAATACCATCATACTACAACATAAGAGATAAGATACCCTGCCCCGACACCAAAAAGGACAATGTTATGGAGAAAGTTAAACAACAACTACCCAAACAATTCACAGAGAAAATACAAATAGACAACATAGACGGTGTAAGGATATCACTAGAAGATGGCAGCTGGGTGCTCATAAGACCATCAGGCACAGAACCATATATAAGAGTCAGAATAGAAGCCAAAAAAGAAAAAACAGCCAAAAAACTTCATAATATGAGCCGATCCTTCCTAGAAAAAATAATATAA